From a region of the Castanea sativa cultivar Marrone di Chiusa Pesio chromosome 10, ASM4071231v1 genome:
- the LOC142612515 gene encoding uncharacterized protein LOC142612515 — protein sequence MPKHFCYQLNEKGKTPEEIFNKTHEELVKQGGEWLNKTSKSCLVVVALIATIAFAASTTIPGDINEKSGKPNLENQSKLTVFAISSLVALCFSIYALFSFLAMLTSRYEHKDFRRDLPKNFLLAISSLFVSITSMLVSFCAGHFFILKNKLKDNAFPIYAVTCLPIVFFAIQQLSLYLDIVWAIFKKVPQSSCKAISL from the coding sequence ATGCCAAAACACTTTTGTTATCAACTCAATGAGAAGGGCAAGACCCCAGAAGAAATCTTTAACAAAACACATGAGGAATTAGTCAAACAAGGAGGCGAGTGGCTAAACAAAACCTCTAAATCCTGCTTAGTTGTGGTTGCACTCATTGCCACTATTGCCTTTGCTGCGTCGACCACTATCCCAGGTGACATCAATGAAAAAAGTGGGAAACCAAACCTTGAAAACCAATCGAAACTCACCGTCTTTGCCATCTCCTCCCTCGTTGCCTTGTGCTTCTCCATCTATGCCTTGTTCTCGTTTCTCGCCATGCTCACTTCTCGGTATGAACATAAAGATTTCCGTAGAGACTTGCCAAAGAATTTTTTACTTGCCATAAGTTCACTCTTCGTATCTATTACTTCGATGTTGGTTTCCTTTTGTGCTGGGCATTTCtttatccttaaaaataaactaaaagacAATGCCTTTCCAATATATGCAGTGACATGCTTGCCAATAGTCTTTTTTGCCATACAACAGTTATCGCTTTACCTTGATATTGTATGGGCTATTTTCAAGAAGGTGCCTCAATCAAGCTGTAAGGCTATTTCTCTCTAG